In the Helicobacter typhlonius genome, one interval contains:
- a CDS encoding carbon-nitrogen hydrolase translates to MNDRILKVALVQQSYTGDRESMVAKTATMIAQAKQSGAQLVCLQELHTREYFCQSENPTFFDYASDFEKDIDFFSALAKKHNVVLLTSLFERRTAGLYHNTAVVFEKNGEIAGKYRKMHIPDDPQFYEKFYFTPGDLGFDPIQTSVGKLGVLVCWDQWYPEAARIMALKGADMLIYPTAIGWFDEDSQEERARQREAWIAVQRGHSVANGLPTMAINRVGFEKDSSGVESGIRFWGSSFAFGAQGELLAMADSECEELLLVDIDLSRSEEVRRMWPFLRDRRIESYKSILKRFCL, encoded by the coding sequence ATGAATGATAGAATCCTCAAAGTCGCGCTAGTGCAGCAATCCTACACAGGCGATAGGGAAAGTATGGTAGCAAAAACCGCCACAATGATAGCACAGGCAAAGCAGAGTGGCGCACAACTCGTGTGTTTGCAGGAGCTCCACACACGAGAATACTTTTGTCAAAGTGAGAATCCTACCTTTTTTGACTATGCGAGTGATTTTGAAAAAGATATTGATTTTTTTAGCGCGTTGGCAAAAAAGCATAATGTTGTGCTGCTTACCTCACTCTTTGAGCGGCGCACCGCAGGGCTATATCACAATACTGCGGTAGTTTTTGAAAAAAATGGCGAAATAGCCGGAAAATATCGCAAAATGCACATTCCTGACGACCCGCAATTTTATGAAAAATTCTACTTCACTCCCGGCGATTTGGGCTTTGACCCAATACAAACGAGTGTGGGGAAGCTCGGGGTTTTAGTCTGTTGGGACCAATGGTATCCCGAAGCTGCACGCATTATGGCTCTTAAAGGTGCGGATATGTTGATTTATCCCACAGCGATTGGGTGGTTTGATGAAGATTCACAAGAAGAGAGGGCGCGACAAAGGGAAGCGTGGATAGCGGTGCAGCGAGGACACAGCGTTGCTAATGGACTGCCGACAATGGCGATTAACCGCGTGGGCTTTGAAAAAGATAGCAGCGGTGTGGAGAGTGGCATACGCTTTTGGGGAAGCAGCTTTGCCTTTGGTGCGCAAGGTGAGCTTTTGGCAATGGCAGATAGTGAGTGTGAGGAGCTACTGCTTGTGGATATTGACTTAAGTAGAAGCGAGGAAGTGCGGCGAATGTGGCCATTCTTGCGCGATAGGCGTATAGAATCTTACAAGTCCATTTTAAAAAGATTCTGTTTGTAG
- a CDS encoding ThiF family adenylyltransferase: MTEICDRYTRSRIIFGSKFEKIQNTKVVVFGVGGVGGFVVDCLYRSGIKHITIVDKDTFDITNQNRQIGAEHINESKVEVLGKIYEDITPIRASVNADFLDSFDVMSFDYIVDAIDDINAKVEIAKIAQHKPLGHYIVSTGSAKKLNPLNIQVANIWKTYGDKFARKFRENLKKAHIKKPFKAVFSPEVPQCKDLGSFSGVTAAFGLTIASEIIQNILKGESNAR; encoded by the coding sequence ATGACTGAAATATGCGATAGATACACGCGCTCACGCATTATTTTTGGCAGTAAATTTGAAAAGATTCAAAACACAAAGGTTGTGGTTTTTGGCGTGGGCGGTGTGGGTGGCTTCGTGGTGGATTGCCTCTATCGTAGCGGAATAAAACATATTACGATTGTTGATAAAGATACTTTTGATATAACAAATCAAAACCGACAAATCGGCGCAGAGCATATCAATGAATCAAAAGTCGAGGTATTAGGCAAAATCTATGAGGACATTACGCCTATACGAGCGAGTGTCAATGCGGATTTTTTAGATTCATTTGATGTAATGAGTTTTGATTATATTGTTGATGCCATTGATGATATTAATGCAAAGGTGGAGATTGCTAAAATCGCCCAGCATAAGCCTTTGGGGCATTATATCGTCTCCACAGGTAGCGCGAAAAAATTAAACCCTCTTAATATTCAAGTGGCAAATATTTGGAAAACTTATGGCGATAAATTTGCGCGTAAATTTAGAGAAAATCTCAAAAAGGCTCATATTAAAAAGCCTTTTAAGGCAGTATTTAGCCCAGAAGTGCCACAATGTAAAGATTTAGGGAGTTTTAGTGGCGTAACTGCGGCTTTTGGACTGACAATTGCAAGCGAAATTATACAAAATATACTCAAAGGAGAGAGCAATGCAAGATGA
- the surE gene encoding 5'/3'-nucleotidase SurE, with the protein MKSILLTNDDGFDSSGLLALKHALRNIAQIMVVAPSREKSACGHGITLTRPLSFVRLDDDFYKLEDGTPSDCVYLALNTLYAEGFKPDLVISGINLGSNMGEDITYSGTIAGAMEACIQGIPSIAISQLMTDVNRTKHFDFSLAKHCIVDIVNMIFNKGFPLGERKLLNINVPPVSIDECKGYKITQMGYRIYANDAHLHRNPWGREYYWLGLHPLQWEERSDTTYPNGSDFKAVNEKYISITPIKLDMTSYEDNARLDEWIKK; encoded by the coding sequence ATGAAAAGCATTCTATTAACCAATGATGACGGATTTGATTCAAGCGGACTACTCGCGCTTAAACACGCTTTGCGTAATATCGCGCAGATTATGGTAGTCGCTCCCTCACGCGAAAAATCCGCCTGCGGACACGGGATAACCCTCACGCGTCCGCTTAGTTTTGTGCGACTCGATGATGATTTTTATAAGCTTGAAGACGGCACACCAAGTGATTGCGTGTATCTCGCGCTTAATACATTATACGCAGAGGGCTTTAAGCCGGATTTGGTGATTTCTGGGATTAATTTAGGCTCGAATATGGGCGAGGATATTACCTATTCTGGCACGATTGCTGGAGCTATGGAGGCGTGTATCCAAGGCATTCCCTCTATTGCGATTTCACAGCTTATGACAGATGTCAATCGCACGAAGCATTTTGATTTTTCACTTGCAAAACATTGCATTGTGGATATAGTGAATATGATTTTTAACAAGGGCTTTCCTTTGGGAGAGCGCAAACTCCTTAATATCAATGTCCCACCTGTTTCAATCGATGAATGCAAGGGTTACAAAATTACACAAATGGGATATAGAATCTACGCAAATGATGCGCATTTGCACCGCAACCCGTGGGGCAGAGAATACTATTGGCTTGGGCTTCACCCACTGCAGTGGGAGGAGCGGAGCGATACGACTTATCCAAATGGCTCGGACTTCAAAGCTGTGAATGAAAAATACATCTCCATAACACCCATAAAGCTTGATATGACAAGCTATGAGGACAACGCGCGATTAGATGAATGGATAAAAAAATGA
- a CDS encoding polyprenyl synthetase family protein, whose product MAQHIAEILKDFESFLTAQAPQVPSFHTHYESALWEMMKNGGKRFRPALLFCIVNALAPQLIKNAFLPALSIECIHTYSLIHDDLPCMDNAPLRRGHVTLHTKYDETLALLIGDGLNTYAFSLLAQARLDSNVKLALIESIATNAGIGGMVLGQVLDCEFENTKLSLEQLKIIHLNKTAKLIAASLQCGGIIACASSELCEKLYVFGLELGVYFQLRDDIIDMCLDTQEAGKTTQNDTHKNSYVNLLGLEGAKAEFMRQRAQLKEQIALFGESIAYNLTSLLEDYFKEIG is encoded by the coding sequence ATGGCACAACATATCGCAGAGATTCTAAAAGATTTTGAATCTTTTCTTACCGCACAAGCCCCGCAAGTCCCGAGCTTTCATACGCATTATGAAAGCGCACTTTGGGAGATGATGAAAAATGGCGGTAAGAGATTCCGCCCTGCCCTGCTCTTTTGTATTGTCAATGCCCTTGCGCCACAGCTGATAAAAAATGCCTTTCTCCCCGCGCTTAGCATAGAGTGTATTCATACCTATTCGCTCATACACGATGACTTGCCTTGTATGGATAATGCTCCCTTGCGGCGCGGACACGTGACTTTGCATACAAAATATGATGAGACTTTAGCCCTGCTTATTGGAGATGGATTAAACACCTATGCGTTTTCGCTCCTCGCTCAAGCGCGACTTGATTCTAATGTAAAACTCGCGCTTATAGAATCTATCGCCACAAATGCCGGTATCGGTGGTATGGTGCTAGGGCAGGTGCTTGATTGTGAGTTTGAAAACACAAAGCTTTCGCTTGAACAATTAAAAATTATTCATCTTAACAAAACTGCAAAACTCATCGCCGCTTCCTTGCAATGCGGAGGCATTATCGCTTGTGCGAGTAGTGAGCTATGCGAGAAGCTTTATGTCTTTGGCTTGGAACTTGGCGTGTATTTTCAACTCCGCGATGATATTATCGATATGTGCTTAGATACGCAAGAGGCGGGAAAAACAACGCAAAATGATACGCATAAAAATAGCTATGTGAATCTGCTCGGTTTAGAGGGTGCAAAGGCGGAGTTTATGAGACAAAGAGCGCAACTCAAGGAGCAAATCGCGCTCTTTGGTGAATCTATTGCATATAACCTCACATCGCTTTTAGAGGATTATTTTAAGGAGATAGGATAA
- a CDS encoding DUF7488 domain-containing protein, whose protein sequence is MANNMLHFYTNLRLWIHKKAFFLQYNNAFIMWIYRIVYIQCPNTKQIHKKRQNLAPLPFLALIMLFITLCATSSFSYDYSHCKRYFKAASTPVNQSYAISLKNPRGGQYHLMYAPSAPSGVKILKADPFIGLYLISAPNTKQSYELLPLDSRTLNDKNLAFISADKANVGHITKRQNGFLDYARFSSATQRNGVLGNICYQIYGIGVGNGQFIEKKYIDRFLSQKTPYYGDIGIRFSSSKAIVGAIDPFSQNAFSPNDEIISINGSKIANANEAEWIISNLKKDSFAKVLIKRNGKTMQINAKVGQRYGGFLLGETFLERFGIHIDENMLIKSINPNRAGRFAPLRVGDTILWINKHPIITESTNTARKKFDRFRDLLSQTRFDERFDGEIQLLIMRNNLEIFIKL, encoded by the coding sequence ATGGCTAATAATATGCTACATTTTTACACAAATTTAAGGCTATGGATTCATAAAAAAGCCTTTTTTTTGCAATATAACAATGCCTTTATAATGTGGATTTACAGGATTGTATACATTCAATGCCCCAACACAAAGCAGATTCACAAAAAAAGACAGAATCTAGCACCTTTGCCTTTTCTCGCACTTATTATGCTTTTTATCACGCTTTGTGCCACAAGCTCGTTTAGCTATGATTATTCACATTGCAAGAGATATTTTAAAGCCGCTAGCACACCTGTGAATCAAAGCTATGCTATTAGCCTAAAAAACCCTAGAGGAGGGCAATATCATCTTATGTATGCGCCGAGTGCGCCAAGCGGAGTGAAGATTCTAAAAGCCGACCCATTCATCGGGCTTTACCTCATCTCCGCACCCAACACAAAGCAAAGCTATGAGCTACTCCCGCTTGATTCACGCACATTAAACGATAAAAATCTCGCCTTTATAAGCGCAGATAAAGCAAATGTAGGACATATCACAAAGCGACAAAATGGCTTTTTGGACTATGCAAGATTCTCATCTGCCACGCAAAGAAATGGAGTTTTAGGCAATATCTGCTATCAAATCTATGGCATAGGTGTAGGCAATGGGCAGTTTATAGAAAAAAAATATATCGATAGATTCTTATCGCAAAAAACGCCCTACTATGGTGATATAGGCATTCGCTTTAGCTCAAGCAAAGCCATTGTGGGCGCGATTGACCCATTTTCACAAAATGCTTTCTCTCCAAATGATGAGATTATCTCCATAAATGGAAGCAAGATTGCTAATGCAAACGAGGCGGAGTGGATTATAAGCAATCTCAAAAAAGATTCATTTGCAAAGGTGCTTATTAAACGCAATGGCAAAACTATGCAAATCAACGCTAAAGTGGGGCAAAGATATGGCGGTTTCTTGCTCGGGGAGACATTTTTAGAACGATTTGGCATACATATTGATGAAAATATGCTTATAAAATCCATTAATCCAAATCGAGCCGGGCGATTTGCACCATTACGCGTAGGGGATACAATCCTGTGGATTAATAAGCACCCAATCATCACAGAAAGCACAAATACTGCTCGTAAAAAATTTGATAGATTTAGGGATTTGCTCTCACAAACGCGTTTTGATGAGCGATTTGATGGAGAAATACAGCTTTTAATTATGCGTAATAATCTTGAGATTTTTATCAAGCTCTAA
- a CDS encoding YbaB/EbfC family nucleoid-associated protein produces MFDQSKLGEMLGSMQNTLKELEEQNKQTTLTTKSGGGLVQITANGAGEIIDINIDDSLLEDKESLQILLMSAFNDLCKSIESNRQSSALNILNGLGGGFNIFGGKPNG; encoded by the coding sequence ATGTTTGACCAAAGCAAACTCGGGGAAATGCTCGGCTCTATGCAAAATACCCTAAAGGAGCTAGAGGAGCAAAATAAGCAAACCACCCTCACTACAAAAAGTGGCGGTGGGCTGGTGCAAATCACTGCTAATGGCGCAGGGGAAATCATAGATATAAACATCGATGATAGTTTGTTAGAAGATAAAGAATCTTTGCAGATTCTGCTAATGAGTGCATTTAATGATTTATGCAAGAGCATAGAAAGCAATCGCCAATCAAGTGCCTTAAATATTCTTAATGGGCTAGGCGGAGGATTTAATATCTTTGGCGGAAAACCAAATGGCTAA
- the panD gene encoding aspartate 1-decarboxylase — protein MQMQMLYSKIHRACVTDANLNYVGSITIDKTLAKSANLLAGMKVEILNINNGERFSTYVIYGDKEGEICLNGAAARKVQINDIIIIIAYASYDTQELENYKPTIVQVGQNNEILSITNEV, from the coding sequence ATGCAAATGCAAATGCTGTATTCAAAGATTCACCGCGCTTGTGTAACAGACGCAAATCTTAACTATGTCGGCTCAATCACAATTGACAAGACTTTAGCAAAAAGCGCAAATCTCCTTGCGGGAATGAAGGTAGAGATTCTTAATATCAATAATGGCGAGAGATTTAGCACCTATGTGATTTATGGTGATAAAGAAGGCGAAATATGCCTCAATGGCGCGGCAGCGCGCAAGGTGCAAATAAATGATATAATCATCATTATAGCCTATGCCTCATATGACACACAGGAATTAGAAAATTATAAGCCTACAATCGTGCAAGTGGGGCAAAATAACGAGATTCTATCTATAACAAACGAGGTGTAA
- the folE gene encoding GTP cyclohydrolase I FolE, with amino-acid sequence MTKHTKNQSLPLQSPLLKQNTQLFFETLCQNVGENPNRDGLLRTPERIAQSFSTMLNGYSQSPKEALGSIFEENVCDEMIVLKKLHFYSMCEHHLLPFFGHISVGYIPDKKLVGISGLARLVEVFAHRLQIQENLTTQIANALDEELKPKGAMIVCEARHLCLEMRNKQPQSPVITSTLRGLFKKDSRTRAEFMQLIQH; translated from the coding sequence ATGACAAAGCACACAAAAAACCAATCCCTACCCTTACAATCTCCCCTTTTAAAGCAAAATACACAGCTTTTTTTTGAAACACTCTGCCAAAATGTTGGGGAGAATCCTAACCGAGATGGATTGCTCCGCACTCCCGAGCGTATAGCTCAAAGCTTCTCTACTATGCTAAATGGTTATAGTCAAAGTCCCAAAGAAGCACTCGGGAGTATTTTTGAAGAGAATGTATGTGATGAAATGATTGTGCTAAAAAAATTACATTTTTACTCTATGTGCGAGCATCATTTATTACCATTTTTCGGGCATATCTCTGTTGGCTATATCCCGGATAAAAAGCTTGTGGGTATTAGTGGCTTAGCGCGATTAGTGGAGGTTTTTGCGCATAGGCTACAGATTCAAGAAAATCTTACGACACAAATTGCTAATGCGCTTGATGAAGAGCTAAAACCCAAAGGAGCAATGATAGTCTGTGAGGCACGACATCTCTGCCTTGAGATGAGGAATAAGCAACCCCAATCGCCTGTTATTACCTCTACATTACGCGGACTTTTCAAAAAGGATTCACGCACACGCGCAGAATTTATGCAGCTCATACAACACTAG
- the htpX gene encoding zinc metalloprotease HtpX → MTSHFERIIAQNKLKTYAVLAIYIIIFILIGLLADIIRIDAPSLQEGFAMLLSLYEFPLITFGMTLVALCIIFFSIGQFSRIMLSGNEYKRINPNNVLSRKESRLYGILQDLLKSANCSFEPALYIMEAPYMNAFASGWNEKNSMIAVTSALLERLDESELKAVVAHELSHIRHGDVRLTMCVGILSNIMLLGVNIFAFYFSSAQSQGAKSARTLLLILQFILPLFTLVLSLFISRNREYMADSGAAYLMKESEPMVRALQKISQDYAQNNYQEPNPTRANAYLFGIGEILSTHPSIQNRIKALLGQHF, encoded by the coding sequence ATGACTTCTCATTTTGAACGCATTATTGCTCAAAATAAGCTTAAAACTTATGCGGTTTTGGCTATATATATCATCATTTTTATACTTATTGGTTTGCTTGCAGATATTATCCGCATTGACGCCCCAAGTCTTCAAGAGGGATTTGCTATGCTCCTTAGCCTATATGAATTTCCTCTTATTACTTTTGGTATGACACTCGTAGCCCTTTGTATAATTTTCTTTAGCATAGGACAATTTTCACGCATTATGCTAAGTGGCAATGAATATAAACGCATTAATCCTAATAATGTCCTCTCACGCAAAGAATCTCGTCTCTATGGAATCTTGCAAGATTTGCTTAAAAGCGCAAATTGTTCTTTTGAACCCGCACTTTATATTATGGAAGCCCCTTATATGAATGCCTTTGCAAGTGGGTGGAATGAAAAAAATTCTATGATTGCTGTTACTTCAGCGTTGTTAGAGCGATTAGATGAGAGTGAGCTAAAAGCGGTAGTCGCCCACGAGTTAAGCCATATTCGGCACGGAGATGTGCGATTAACGATGTGTGTAGGGATTTTAAGCAACATTATGCTTTTAGGTGTGAATATTTTTGCCTTTTATTTTAGCTCTGCCCAATCTCAAGGAGCAAAGAGCGCACGCACTCTCTTGCTTATCTTACAATTTATTCTCCCACTTTTTACACTTGTGCTAAGCCTTTTTATCTCTCGTAATCGTGAATATATGGCGGATTCTGGAGCAGCATATTTAATGAAAGAAAGTGAGCCAATGGTTCGGGCATTACAAAAAATTAGCCAAGATTATGCGCAAAATAATTATCAAGAGCCAAATCCCACACGAGCAAATGCCTATCTTTTCGGCATAGGTGAGATTCTAAGCACACATCCAAGCATACAAAATCGTATAAAAGCATTACTTGGGCAACATTTCTAG
- a CDS encoding DUF2860 family protein → MYKKLLFLGILLNPYAIFADEQKLKGLVILGGGVRIIESHLFPQPKDYLGSRQDKPNVYYQPIPLIGLDVTYNSVTKAKDSIFLKGFSGRNLGGLKLGYAITYGNHKSEFAIISSIYERAYANPYIEGNRKEKALNKYGFNFTQTYMFSPHHNFFINYIFQHHDYKGESIPYPSLRRNKSIHEGEIGYQFMFLKIVGHYDYGEAKGEAESYRAYGGKASITIPLMNTKLILKPSVGYFKYTTQAINPIFNKIRSGVVTQYSFSMYKTHFLHPHVLIFASYKKEKRGSNIAFYKEDYQYIMSGLGYSF, encoded by the coding sequence GTGTATAAAAAATTATTGTTTTTAGGAATCTTACTTAACCCTTATGCTATATTTGCAGATGAGCAAAAGCTAAAGGGTTTGGTTATACTTGGTGGAGGAGTAAGAATCATAGAAAGTCATCTTTTTCCACAACCAAAAGATTATTTAGGAAGCCGCCAAGATAAACCAAATGTGTATTATCAGCCTATTCCTTTAATCGGGCTAGATGTAACTTACAATAGTGTTACCAAAGCAAAAGATAGTATTTTCCTAAAAGGCTTTAGCGGGAGAAATTTAGGAGGACTTAAACTCGGCTATGCCATAACTTATGGGAATCATAAAAGCGAGTTTGCCATTATTAGCTCCATATATGAGAGAGCGTATGCTAATCCCTATATTGAGGGCAATCGTAAAGAGAAGGCGTTAAATAAATATGGCTTTAATTTCACTCAAACCTATATGTTTTCACCTCATCATAATTTTTTTATTAATTATATCTTTCAACATCACGATTATAAGGGTGAGAGCATACCTTACCCATCTCTTAGGCGCAATAAATCTATCCACGAGGGAGAAATTGGCTATCAATTTATGTTTCTTAAGATTGTGGGACATTATGATTATGGCGAGGCAAAGGGAGAAGCAGAAAGCTATCGTGCTTATGGCGGTAAAGCGAGCATTACAATACCTTTAATGAATACAAAGCTTATATTGAAACCGAGTGTTGGCTATTTTAAATACACTACCCAAGCAATAAATCCAATCTTTAATAAAATAAGAAGCGGAGTGGTTACACAATATAGTTTTTCTATGTATAAAACCCACTTCCTACACCCACACGTTTTGATTTTTGCAAGCTATAAAAAAGAAAAGCGTGGCAGCAATATCGCATTTTATAAAGAAGATTATCAATATATTATGAGTGGATTAGGCTATAGTTTTTAA
- the flgE gene encoding flagellar hook protein FlgE: protein MLRSLWSGVSGMQAHQIALDVESNNIANVNTVGFKYSRASFVDMLSQIKLIATSPYKNGLGGQNDFSVGLGVGIDATTKVFSQGNTQNTDVKTDIAIEGDGFFIISPDRGTTHNYTRNGEFLFDANGNLVTTGGYVVQGWVRPPLEAAESGSMSDFDFFRVDNTGPVRNIQIDPGMVMPARATKTITLRANLNAGRHIDQMQDVAALDSTARTAADGVAPVYDSRGVLTQVGEDLGVLFNDDGDAFALNENQGIWMSYKTAMIRHETVNTDEVSTIGINGEIVSFANNSAITGVSSITAAQNAINSLRDKTGVGAYVDAGQLRIENRNQKDGGEKVKNVRVTADGTGVFQNFVKGEEDITAFRYRYTKSEDADSTTGQFRTTEDLRALIQYDANMIKNPEKTYYESTASVAVTLNKWGMFEITNGDDSDDEQRNLSLFVTSHFSDSVTNNVLFKETMKALNTASLIEGGSGVTTGKIVKATHATSVDIVDSLGSKHNIRFEFWKTGDAVWSFRAIVPEPAQFVGGAATKPNVFEGGRATFNSDGSLSGMNPPVLQFDPKNGSKGPQRLELKFGANETFGGLTSVDKISETYSINQNGYQAGDLMDIRFDSNGSLLGAFSNGRSIALAQVALANFANNTGLQAEGGNVYSQTGNSGEPMIGAANTGRRGGVSGSKLEMSNVDLSRSLTQLIVVQRGFQANSKAVTTSDQILNTLLNLKQ, encoded by the coding sequence ATGTTAAGGTCTTTGTGGTCAGGTGTTAGCGGTATGCAAGCACATCAAATTGCGCTTGATGTGGAGAGTAACAACATTGCCAATGTCAATACGGTGGGATTTAAATACTCGAGAGCTTCTTTTGTGGATATGCTTTCACAAATCAAACTCATCGCAACTTCTCCCTACAAAAATGGACTAGGAGGGCAAAATGACTTTTCAGTCGGTCTAGGTGTTGGGATTGATGCTACAACAAAAGTCTTTTCACAAGGTAATACACAAAATACCGATGTAAAAACAGATATCGCCATTGAAGGAGATGGTTTCTTTATTATCTCCCCAGATAGAGGGACTACGCACAACTACACGCGTAATGGTGAATTCCTCTTTGACGCAAATGGTAACCTCGTAACTACCGGTGGTTATGTTGTGCAAGGTTGGGTGCGCCCACCATTAGAGGCAGCAGAATCTGGATCAATGAGTGACTTTGATTTCTTTAGAGTGGATAACACAGGACCTGTGCGAAATATCCAAATCGACCCTGGTATGGTTATGCCTGCTCGTGCAACAAAAACTATTACCTTGCGCGCCAATCTCAACGCCGGACGCCATATCGACCAAATGCAAGATGTTGCTGCACTAGATTCTACTGCGCGCACTGCAGCTGATGGTGTAGCTCCTGTGTATGATTCTCGCGGTGTGCTTACGCAAGTAGGTGAGGATTTGGGTGTGCTATTCAACGATGACGGGGACGCATTCGCTCTCAATGAAAATCAAGGCATTTGGATGAGTTATAAAACCGCTATGATTCGCCACGAAACAGTTAATACAGATGAAGTAAGCACAATTGGTATTAATGGTGAGATTGTTAGTTTTGCAAATAACTCCGCAATTACCGGTGTTAGCTCAATTACTGCCGCACAAAATGCGATCAACTCTTTACGCGATAAAACAGGAGTAGGTGCATATGTCGATGCAGGACAACTAAGAATCGAAAACCGCAACCAAAAAGATGGTGGTGAAAAAGTGAAAAATGTCCGAGTTACCGCAGATGGCACAGGTGTATTTCAAAACTTCGTCAAAGGCGAAGAAGACATTACCGCCTTTAGATACCGCTATACAAAATCCGAAGATGCAGATTCTACCACAGGACAATTTAGGACTACCGAGGATTTGCGCGCACTGATTCAATATGACGCAAATATGATTAAGAATCCTGAAAAAACCTACTATGAAAGCACCGCGTCAGTAGCCGTAACACTCAATAAATGGGGTATGTTTGAAATCACAAATGGTGATGATTCGGACGATGAGCAACGCAACCTTAGCCTTTTTGTTACAAGCCACTTTAGCGACAGCGTAACAAACAATGTGCTATTCAAAGAAACGATGAAAGCCTTAAATACTGCCTCGCTCATTGAGGGCGGCTCTGGGGTAACCACAGGCAAGATTGTGAAAGCCACTCACGCCACAAGCGTGGATATCGTTGATAGCTTAGGTAGTAAGCACAATATTCGCTTTGAATTTTGGAAAACAGGCGATGCAGTATGGAGTTTTAGAGCGATCGTGCCTGAACCGGCGCAGTTTGTAGGTGGTGCAGCAACGAAACCAAATGTATTTGAAGGCGGAAGGGCGACTTTTAATAGTGATGGCTCCCTTTCAGGTATGAATCCACCAGTATTGCAATTTGACCCAAAAAATGGGAGCAAAGGTCCTCAAAGACTTGAACTCAAATTTGGTGCAAACGAAACATTTGGCGGATTAACAAGTGTGGATAAGATTTCAGAAACTTATTCAATCAACCAAAATGGCTATCAAGCCGGAGACTTAATGGATATTCGCTTTGACTCCAATGGCTCACTCCTTGGCGCATTTAGTAATGGACGCTCTATTGCTCTAGCACAAGTGGCTCTTGCAAATTTTGCGAACAACACAGGTCTTCAAGCCGAGGGCGGAAATGTCTATTCTCAAACCGGTAACTCCGGTGAGCCGATGATTGGTGCGGCAAATACAGGGCGAAGAGGCGGAGTATCGGGCAGTAAGCTAGAGATGAGTAATGTGGATTTAAGTCGCAGCTTAACGCAGCTTATTGTTGTGCAAAGAGGCTTTCAAGCCAACTCCAAAGCTGTAACGACATCAGACCAGATTCTTAACACTCTCCTAAATCTTAAACAATAA